The proteins below come from a single Candidatus Methylomirabilota bacterium genomic window:
- a CDS encoding redoxin domain-containing protein, with protein MHPQLIVGKRFPDLELPDHRGETVRLSKLAGEYPLIVSFYRGYW; from the coding sequence GTGCATCCACAACTCATCGTCGGGAAGCGGTTCCCGGATCTCGAGCTGCCTGATCACCGAGGCGAGACGGTGCGCCTCTCCAAGCTGGCGGGAGAGTATCCCCTCATCGTGAGCTTCTATCGCGGCTACTGGTGA